The Aedes albopictus strain Foshan chromosome 2, AalbF5, whole genome shotgun sequence region CAATGCCTGCAATTTTCTCGAAACATTTATATTGAAAAATCTTCACCAAAGCAGACATTGAGGCATTCTAATTTATATGCTTCTGTTGGTGAACACAGACAGCTTATAAGCGTCGATAAAATCCAAAACAGAATGCCGACACCGGCCGTTGTCTCAATTATGACTGCAGAGGTTTTATTTTTCATCAGGATTGCTTATGTGCGTGAGATCCCAGGAACATGCAATAAACATATTTCGAAAACTTCCTTCTATGAGAATTGATGAAAAGTCATACTGTTAAAACATCAGCATAATCTTTAAATCAATTAGCGAAAGAATCACCAAGCTAACAATTGAATACTATGAATGAAAGGTACCTAGATAGAGACATAGCACACCATTCAGCGACGTATACTAAATAATAGACTTCAAACCTCGTTGACACCTTTTAACAAACACCACCAGTTACAATTTGAAAGAACGTTAATCTCAAAAATTTCAAGTATTTACAATGACTTAGTGTTTTCTTGTCCAAAGGTAGAGCTtgcaatcactggagaaatgcatGATCACCATACAACATAACGTACATCGACACAGAAAACAACAATTTCGAAGCAAAAATAGGTATAGGTACATAAAGGTAATCAGAAATTTTCTTTCGATCAAAACAAACCCGAAGTGTAGAAAATAGAAGCGTAATAGTGTGAAGATGAGAAAGCAAAAACACCCGTGGACgcgtgatgatgacgatgatgcgaGCAGATGATATTGGAGATAACTCTCCTCCGTCTTGCACAATGAACAAGAATTGTAAATGCCTttacactgactgactgactgacgatGACTGAGtgggtgatgatgatgatcctTAAAAATGCGAACGGCCTCATAGACCACGTGTACACACACGATGATTGTACGATCACGCCTTTCTAATACAGTTGGGCTAAGAAGTGGGGTTTTAAGCGGTTAAGTGGGTGGTTTGGCTCCGTACAGCTAATTGGCAAATTTCTTCTTTTACATGAGTACGAGCGAAAACGGCGGGACGATTTTATGACTGTTCATGGAAACAGAGAGTATCGGAAAACAGACAGAGACACACTCGATCATCGAATCAGGCGAGCCGAAATGTTTGATAATTTGGGCTTTTTGAGAGGTCCTCAACAGATTTCCGAATTTCACAATCATTTCACTCGACTGACCTCGGATCGAATGCAGTGATGATCACCCTACTAACTTGGTGGATCGGGTTCCACCCTACAATATCCGTCTTGCGCACGCACATCAAAACCTACCCGTATGTTCTCCAACTCTTCCTGGGTGACCTGGAGTTGCTGCATCAGTTCCGGCACCGATACGCGACTCGGCGACTGGCGGGCCATATCGATGACCCGGTCGGCGTGCTGCTGCCGTTCGGCTTCCTGACCTTTGGCGTACATGTGCAGATACATCTTGTTGGCCTTGCCTTCCTGCTCTTGGAGCTGCGAGTGGAGCTCCTCCAGTTGCTTCTCGAGCTCTCGGATGCGCTCCTTTGCCTAGAATATTTTAGAAAAGTTAAGTGTTGTTGTGAAAACATAACAAATTAATTGACTATAAGTGAACCAGTGGACACAAATTAGAGACCTTATTCCTGTAGCAAGAAATAGCCGTGATAATTGTTTACTAAAGCTTTTTTAGTATTTCACTAAGTAGTTTACAATTTTATAGGCTCAatcgagaaatctttgaaaatcaATAATTTGGCTTTGCAGTAGTGCAAAAGTACTTTGAAGAGTTTAATAGCAATTATGAAGATGCAACATAGTTGATTAAGATCAAGCAGTGGAATAACCTTCAAACGAACTTAACACAACTGGACTGGTAACGTTGCAATACAGaattgaaacaatattcaaaagGAAAACAGGTAGAGGCTACCGACTTCATTCACGCTGTAGAGGTTGACAACAGGCTACACGTAGTTGAAGAGAACCTGGGATCCTTAAACGTCCGGGATAGTTTGAGAAACATCGCCCAAAACTAAAGAAATTGGTGTTCTATCTACTTTACGCTCTAAACAGCCACAAACTATCAACCAATTCAGATCCACTCAAGATCATCTACCCCAACTATAACTCACCTGCTCGTAGTCGGGAACCAGATCACAGTATCTACTGTTCGATTCGGCCAGCTTCTGCAACAACGCCTCAACCCGATCGTTGTTGGACATCCGGATCTGCTGTTCATCGGCCTGGTGCTGCTTGACCAGCTCTTCGATGCGCGCCTCGTACATCTCGACCAGTCGTTGCTTTTCGGCATCAATTTCGTCATCGCTTCCGCAAGCACGATCCTGCGTGTGCACGTACGAATCTTTCGAGTGGATCGACGAGGTGGTAATGTCCTCGAAGTGACCCGAATCGGCAAACGAGCTGGCCATCTCCGAAGTGGACATCTTGTCCATGAACTGCACCTGGTGGATGCCATGATTGTGCAGATGGTGCCGTGGGCTGGCCTTGACGCACTCGTCCGTCTGATCCACGATCGGTGAAATCCCCTGCGAACTGGGCGTGTTTGCGTCATTGGTGGTGTTTTCCCGCACCGTTACTGCATCACTGGAAGCCGAACGTTCCTCCGGGGAACTGAGCGACGCCTTGAAGAGCCGCAGTTCAACAACCTCTTTGGTAAGTCTTAGGATTTCGCTATCACGCTGCTCCAGGTCCATGCGGGCCTGCGAGAGCAGTTCCTTCAGTCGTCTGATCTGGCGCTGGGCCCGCTGCGTCGGCGTCAGGTAATCCTCGCCCGTTTGGCCAGCATGACTCGAGCAGTGCACTACGTATTTCATCTTGCGACCACTGAACGTGGTGCCATTCCGGGCTACGTACGGATGGTCGCACGACATTCCACTGGCCACCGAACTGTAGCTGTGCAGAGAGTCCAAATCGTCATCCAAATAGCTGGTGGCCGGCGATTCCGGTGAGACCGGAGGTGTCTTTGGGCTCAGGCTGCTCTTGTGTAGTCCGTGACCGTGTCCTGGAGTGGATACCGACTCACAGGGGGTGTGTGGTCTACGAGGTGATCGCTGTGCGCTATTACAACTGGCGCTGTGTCCAGAGCCCATTAGATTCAAAGACTGCGAATAGGATGGAAAAAGAGGGGGAAAAGGTTAGATAAATTAGACAAAATATAACAGAAGCAGTTGAACAGTATTCAACGAGATGTATTGTATAACTACTCGCAGAAAATGTGCTACTCTGAAATTTTTTTCCCAGTATAGAAGCTTCAATAAGATTTAATCTTAACCAACTCCACGGAGCACACAACCTTTAGCATTTACGGCGTGTTTAGTATAATCACAAATTAATCATATCTTTATTCTgtacaatcatttttttttctatatatgaaAGAAACTTGGGGGGAAATTACGCATTTTCGTCATGGGggcttttttgaaacctgttgaacttagtgttggcctcaaatccttcccaaccagcCTAGAACAactcctcatgacgaagagaacaaacctgccgataatacccttagtaacactggtcgacagtggatcacgcactttgaccacttgatccatttccgaaggattttggcccgcttattccgaatctgacttcggaattgctgtaacacgtacagtttttgagaaaaatagggtttcattcataaaatttcatattttcatagaaaacaaaATACTTTcttaatatttatattttttttatctgctcatcataaccaatatttaaattcaatagattttgatccactgattctgaatctgacctaagaatttctttaaaacgtaatttttttgagaaaatggggctttatttacaaaatttcatattttcgaagaaaataaactattgtctttataattttaatttttttatctcctcattttagccaatatttatatttattagattttcatccaccgatttggtaactaacctaagaatctctgtaacacgtgcagtttttgagaaaaatggagatttattcacaaaatttcatattttcaaagaaaataatatattgtctttataattttaaagtttttatctactcatcttaattcatattttatatttaaaagatTTTATTTCACTTATTCGTAATCTGACCTAAAATtgtctgtaacacgtaaaatttttgagaaaaatattttattcacaaaatttcatattttcatgaaaaaactattgtctttatatttttcttatctgctcatcttaacaaatatttatgacAATTGTTAAGGTCTTGCAACATGGCACTCTATTCATTtctttagtattacatcaaattcaagataaaactgaatcaacaatatttctccataatacacggttcgtggctgccgctctccatcctcggtcgcgcccgatgctcgccaagtcacgctccacctggtccgcccatcgtgctctctgcgctccacgccttcttgtgccaaccggttcagttgcaaacaccagctttgcagggttgttgtccggcattcttacaacatgccctacccaccgtatccttccagctttggccaccttctggatgctgggttcgccgtaaagtgcagcgagctcgtggttcatccttctccgccacactccgttctcctgcacaccgccgaagatcgtccttagcacgcgtcgctccaaaactccgagtgcttgcaggtcctcctcgagcatgttccatgtctcgtgcccgtagaggatcaccggtcttattagcgttttgtacatggtgcatttggtgcgtgggtgaatctttttcgaccgcagtttcttctggagcccgtagtaggcccgacttccgctgatgatgcgcctccgaatttcacggctcacgttgttgtcagccgtcagtaaggatccgaggtagacgaattcctccacatggcactctagattggttttatttcgatcgtgttgattttcttcccaattcataaaaaaatccgtTATTTCACCATTTTCATACTTTTCAagatgattttcataactttttttgcatataaacacagccaccatgaatacgaatcaaaccctgcaagagtcatcccgatcggttcagccgttcttgagttttgttgcctcaaagagaattcaaactcatttttttatatatagatagatgaaTATATATTTTGATGCGAGGaccttaaataaataaataaaaaaccaagataaaattttattttctatgaaaatatggaattttgtgACACGTGGAATGTTTAAGAAGAATGGGGTTTtagtttttctcaaaaaaatcacggGTTACACAAATTCTTATGCCAGTTTCCGAATtattggatcaaaatctattaaatattggttaagatgaggagataaaattttaaagacaatattttattttctctgaaaatatgaaattttgtgaataaaactctgtttttcttaaaaattgtacgtgttacagaaattcttaggtcagatttcaaatcagtatatgaaaatctattaaatacaaatattggttaagatgcgcagataaaaatatgaaaattatgaagacaaTAATTTATTTTCTATGAGAATATAATTTTTTTGTATAACCCCATTTCTCtttaaaattttacgtgttacagaaattttcaGGTCAGATTTtgaatcagaatatgaaaatctattaaacaaatattggttaagatgagcagataaaaatattAATATTATAAAGACatgtgaaaatatgatttttttttaataaaccctactaaaattttacctgttacagaaattcttagaccagattctgaatcagtagatcaaaatcttttgaataaaaaaaaaattgttatgaTGAGCAGGTGGAAAATTGAAAGTTATAAAAAACGATCTTTTATTTTATATGCAACTATGAaacttgtgaataaaaccctattattctcaaaaattttagtgttacagaaattcttaggtcagattccgaataagtatatgaaaatctattaaatacaaatgttggttgagatgagcagatagaaaaaataaaattataaagacagtagtttgttttctatgaaaaattaaaattataaagacagtagtttattttctatgaaaatatgaaattttgtatttaaaattctatttttctcaaaaaatttacgtgttacagaaatttttaggtcagattgcaaatcagaatatgaaaatatatttaatataaatattggtaaaaatgggcagataaaataataaaattataaatataatagtctattttatatgaaaaaaatatgtgttactaaaattattaggtcagattctgactcagtggatcaaaatctattgaataagaatattggttataatgatcAGATGAAAAATgtgaaattataaagacaatattaaattttctctgaaaatatgaaattttgtgaataataccctactttctcaaaaattttacgtgttacagaaattcttaggccagtttctgaatcagtggatcaaaatctattgaataaaaaaatggttatgatgagcaggtgggaaattgaaaaatataaaaacaatattttattttatatgaaaatctgaaatttgtgaataaaaccctatgtttctaaaaaaaatacgtgttacagaaattcataggtcagattccgaatcagtatatgaaaatctattaaatacaaatattggttgagatgagcagataaaaaaatggaaattttaaaggcagtagtttattttctatgaaaatatgaaattttgtgtttaaaaccctattttctcaaaaattttacgtgttacagaaattcttaggtcagattgcaaatcagaatatgaaaatctattgaatataaattttggtaaagatgagcagataaaaaaaaataaaattataaatacaatagcctattttctatgaaaatatggaacatattttgaataaaaccctatttttttcaaaaaaattacgtattactaaaattattaggtcagattctgactcagtggatcaaaatctattgaatatgaataatggttataatgagcagttgaaaaatttaaaattttaaagacaatattaaattttctttgaaaatatgaaactttgtgaataaaaccctatttttctcaaaaactgtacgtgttacaggaattctgaagtcagattcggattcagcgggccaaattccattagaaatggaacaaatggtcaaagtgcgtgaaaaaagtttcaattttgtcgactagtgaaCCCTATTATAGTTTCTGCAATTGCACGCATGACAAAATATCTTTTGAAATTAGTTCAACTTGTTCAATCAGCCTCACACGTTCCAAAGTCTTTTATTAACGGTACTCTCTCTATTTAGTGTATTTCTCGAAAGGCTACTACTTTCGGAATTGTCCGTCACactaagtaccgtaaaccgggatcaaattgatcacttttaaaCAACTTTCGCAGATAAGATTAGTTACAATTCaaatgttgccaaaagaatttctgcaaaatctgTGCATCAGGTccgaaaaaaatgaaactttggggcgaaattgctCGGCATACAATAGAACATCGATAAGAATAGAGAATTGCCATCTCCGCTCAATCATGtgcttctaaacccgaataacgcgtcgaAACTCTTACAGCTAGTAAATTCAACTGTTGAAAACCAAAACTTTGGAATTGTCCCACAAACGCCTGAAgataggcaatttcctttgaaaaaaaagCGAGTTCTACCACAATAAATGTGTATTTTATAGAAAGAATGAACTTTTTTTAACAGATTCAACTACCAAATTGCTACAGTACTTCACAATtaaggttccacaaaaatgtaaacgcagaaatttttcaggaactcctattGGCAATCGATTTTTTTGTACCATCGATTTTAGCTTAGTGAGAAACACATtacgaattcttaaaaaatcaagCAAgactaactttttcaaaaaatttagaaGCCTACACTCTATACTGTAAGCAAGTCTACAGTCtacatctctagacatctatgtaCACGTTGAGGTAAGAAGTTTATGATCATAACGTTTAGAAGGTCCTGGCATGGAATTACAATAAGTACCcgggtgatcaatttcaccccggtttacggtacggcaCTCTACTAACAAGTAGGATATTTCGTCCTATATGAATATACTAATATACTAATGTGACCGAACTCTTTCAAACCAGATAGTTAACCCGATTTAAAATGATTATATTCTTAGAAATTAAGTATTTTTGTGTTAAACTTAAGAAAAAATAGAGAATTTGTTACTTGACCATTGGTAAAGACAATTTATATGATACTACTGCCATTAATGTTGGTTTAAATACCCTATTCTCGAAAATACTCGGCGAAATGATTCTACTGAATTTCCTAAGTGAAATTACCGACGCACTATCATTAAATCACTACAgaaatggctaaaaatttgacaggactttaGTTTTGCACCAACATATGAgaacttggattttttttaacatgtttaAAATCTGCACTGCCCTACTGCTTTGCCTGCTCACAGCTATGACGGTTGCCTCTCTCAGTACTTTCTGCAGCAGCTAAAACATGATATGGTATGGTATAAGGTGTTTAACTTTGAACATATAGTATTGATAGTCCAATAACCTGAGCTCGTTTTTCGTTCGGAAACTAGTTtcagttttattttctttttctgGCAGTCAAGGTGACAATGTAAAAATCAAGCAAAACCAATCagtaatgaaattgttacttgggatgccaaGGGttacttggagaattcctccactgTCCAAGAAACAATTTGGCGTCCTCCTAGTTTTGAAGAGGTTCTGAAACCTATCATTTAATAGGAATCTTAAGTTTTGGTTTTCTGTTAAGAGaacttttctcgatttttttggaCAGTGTGTACCAACCATTGTGCTTACAGAACTCACAATACAGAAATTCATGCAAGGCAGTACAAGATCGATTCAACCTTATTAACTACTCATAAGTCATAATAAAATTACCTGAGATTTTCCATGCTTGAAAATTGAAACTCTTAAACTGCTAATTGTTCCATATTTGATGTAACTAATTTATCCTAGTGCTACGAGAAAGCGTAGTATTTTTTGTTATATATTTTCGATGGTCCTCCAACAACCATTTAAAGAGTTTTTatatagaaattcatccagaatttcattAGATTTTCATTacatattctagaaattcctacacacATATGATCAGCTATCTATATCATAACTATATCATGACATCTGATAAGTACTTTCAAGAGCAATGGGAACTTGCAGTTCATGAGAAATTTGCATCGCTGCCAAAATCGCTCAAGAGTTCGTTTTCATTTGATCGCATTTCCCAATTTAAAAATACATACTTAGTGTAATTCCACTTACTGTGAACAAATTATGCCAGAAATTGGTaaagtgttttgtttttttttctttttattagcGCCATTTCTTTTTACCGATTAATACATTTCATCAGAATCTTCCGGTTTTGATTTattatttcctttttttatttttttactattCAATTTggtttttaaaaatacttcctTAGGCTTCAAGGTTTTCcaggaactgtttttttttaattaatggtTGTGatttcagtgttttatttttcataattttcaaaaaacttcacCAAATATTTTTGTCTGAAGCTTGCAAGAATATTTATCACAATATTTTCCAGAAGTTCGGCAATAATTGTAAAACCTTATATAATTGATAACAAAGAATTTTCTACAATACATAATTGGGGCAGCCGAGCCGACCGGAGAAATAAGGtagaaaccaaaaatattttttcggtacaTCACCAtcttgaaacatttttcaaattgctGTTTACTTAATTGTTCGGGTATTTTTCACGTGTCAATAGACACTGTTATAAACGAAGaatatgagatttgttcctgcctaaTTTCAGGAAAACATTGGTAGATTTGCAGGAGTCACTTAATcacgaacttttttttaaatataataattacgcactgaaaaaaaaataaatacaatcGCATGAACGAATATagcatcatttaaaaaaattcaattttaaatacATGTAAATACTGCAAAATAACTAAAAGAGTTTAAAGGAAGCCCTTAGaacttgcttcagaaatttagaTAATACTTCGTGAGATTTTTGAAGAACCTCACTAGAACTTTGAGTTTTTCGAAAAAGACAGAAAGctacttgattttttttcggaaatgaaATTTGAATAGCTTCTTTTGAAAGTAGAGGAATTCTCTAAAATAGTAATGGTAAATATTCAAAAGAAACCACTCCTAGACAATTAAACAACACATAAAAACACAAGATCAATCTTAGACACAGTTAATATGAAGCTTAATCTAGTAAACATGCAAACATTTATTGCACCATCCTGTCCCCTTCTAGTCCATCTGAGACTCGCGCCTTTGGCGGGGTCCTACCTGGCCAACCGCTCACTACGGCACTACGAGTATCATACCGTACCATAAATACCATACCATTCCAAACCGATAAGCATAACATAGCATAGACAATTGTACACATCGTGGGTGGCTGTAGaggagactgggtagacttgattCCCTTTTCTTAATTTGTCTGTAACTTTTAGGAAAACGCGAAATCAGATTCGATTTCTGCACGAAATGGCAGATAagcattagggtgt contains the following coding sequences:
- the LOC109417672 gene encoding protein quick-to-court isoform X1 — translated: MSSKPATPLEQRRAFPGESDSTRIPVLSPTPFRRSYSLRMRTSRSFHDYQHYREWECDCGGANMHHPANLSGPSSSSSSVKVKNSLANGGKSISGSCCQQRAATVEPFGAAKPVVGSKDTSPSAGCSVSALLPNGVIGHGHNAYSATSPNSGQKTSSSQSTRKNSLQKNDRGMSLNLMGSGHSASCNSAQRSPRRPHTPCESVSTPGHGHGLHKSSLSPKTPPVSPESPATSYLDDDLDSLHSYSSVASGMSCDHPYVARNGTTFSGRKMKYVVHCSSHAGQTGEDYLTPTQRAQRQIRRLKELLSQARMDLEQRDSEILRLTKEVVELRLFKASLSSPEERSASSDAVTVRENTTNDANTPSSQGISPIVDQTDECVKASPRHHLHNHGIHQVQFMDKMSTSEMASSFADSGHFEDITTSSIHSKDSYVHTQDRACGSDDEIDAEKQRLVEMYEARIEELVKQHQADEQQIRMSNNDRVEALLQKLAESNSRYCDLVPDYEQAKERIRELEKQLEELHSQLQEQEGKANKMYLHMYAKGQEAERQQHADRVIDMARQSPSRVSVPELMQQLQVTQEELENIRDTSYQPEGGTSQVLLSAKEAISLWLLGARKTMYKRLIDAQQVKNKVDPEVTLQFLKSAIYYFLTDKENSQGHLNAIESILGFSETEKSNIDKARAYK
- the LOC109417672 gene encoding protein quick-to-court isoform X2, which produces MSSKPATPLEQRRAFPGESDSTRIPVLSPTPFRRSYSLRMRTSRSFHDYQHYREWECDCGGANMHHPANLSGPSSSSSSVKVKNSLANGGKSISGSCCQQRAATVEPFGAAKPVVGSKDTSPSAGCSVSALLPNGVIGHGHNAYSATSPNSGQKTSSSQSTRKNSLQKNDRGMSLNLMGSGHSASCNSAQRSPRRPHTPCESVSTPGHGHGLHKSSLSPKTPPVSPESPATSYLDDDLDSLHSYSSVASGMSCDHPYVARNGTTFSGRKMKYVVHCSSHAGQTGEDYLTPTQRAQRQIRRLKELLSQARMDLEQRDSEILRLTKEVVELRLFKASLSSPEERSASSDAVTVRENTTNDANTPSSQGISPIVDQTDECVKASPRHHLHNHGIHQVQFMDKMSTSEMASSFADSGHFEDITTSSIHSKDSYVHTQDRACGSDDEIDAEKQRLVEMYEARIEELVKQHQADEQQIRMSNNDRVEALLQKLAESNSRYCDLVPDYEQAKERIRELEKQLEELHSQLQEQEGKANKMYLHMYAKGQEAERQQHADRVIDMARQSPSRVSVPELMQQLQVTQEELENIRTMYKRLIDAQQVKNKVDPEVTLQFLKSAIYYFLTDKENSQGHLNAIESILGFSETEKSNIDKARAYK
- the LOC109417672 gene encoding protein quick-to-court isoform X3 yields the protein MRSLNLMGSGHSASCNSAQRSPRRPHTPCESVSTPGHGHGLHKSSLSPKTPPVSPESPATSYLDDDLDSLHSYSSVASGMSCDHPYVARNGTTFSGRKMKYVVHCSSHAGQTGEDYLTPTQRAQRQIRRLKELLSQARMDLEQRDSEILRLTKEVVELRLFKASLSSPEERSASSDAVTVRENTTNDANTPSSQGISPIVDQTDECVKASPRHHLHNHGIHQVQFMDKMSTSEMASSFADSGHFEDITTSSIHSKDSYVHTQDRACGSDDEIDAEKQRLVEMYEARIEELVKQHQADEQQIRMSNNDRVEALLQKLAESNSRYCDLVPDYEQAKERIRELEKQLEELHSQLQEQEGKANKMYLHMYAKGQEAERQQHADRVIDMARQSPSRVSVPELMQQLQVTQEELENIRDTSYQPEGGTSQVLLSAKEAISLWLLGARKTMYKRLIDAQQVKNKVDPEVTLQFLKSAIYYFLTDKENSQGHLNAIESILGFSETEKSNIDKARAYK